One genomic segment of Scophthalmus maximus strain ysfricsl-2021 chromosome 3, ASM2237912v1, whole genome shotgun sequence includes these proteins:
- the LOC118317347 gene encoding NUAK family SNF1-like kinase 1, translated as MGRREADSRGAMNSGDRSELGCLQDAASRGHRAGGESPRLDRRRACSAERVQRSPETGPLGRAMTATAPMEVKKHQHKHNLKHRYEVMETLGKGTYGKVKRAVERTSLRTVAIKSISKERITDDLDKIHIQREIEITSSLRHAHIVRVYEVFESRDKIVIVMEYASRGELYDYIQERRRLPETEARSIFRQIASAVHYCHKNGVVHRDLKLENILLDQDLNVKLADFGLSNHFQRGSLLQTYCGSPLYAAPEIVKGLPYQGPEVDCWALGVLLYALVYSSMPFDGASHTTLTEQISQGRYHRPNPPSDACALIDWLLTVRVDERATIEDVANHWWVNWGYEESVCDCPSSPHQECPSPLLARYIDWQNRVAAASNMNVDPGCPSSDSSCPTQRSNHPCYFSLPLKSDRGGGRARGGISSLRKSRKENAIPQTAQGACGGVCATAASTVGVSSTSTIERKKPKGILKPQRSFDSVFHSPPKENSPSQLYITSPQPCRTHAEVLSTSLPPPSTFSQPSSKMPKKGILKNLYGGESSYGSSSESRGSGAGVKESEAGDLCSFKQHSCLPAADDSPTMRTEAVRRRKGILKRNGKFSRSLDLPDDHHSSPSAAPATFPEALQQLLHAAGGAEGRRSRPSSVVSEDSLFSSDSFDLLDLSTQSRRRVFSRGTQHSACSSEEDLEQLRPTGSVKTEDRRKC; from the exons ATGGGCAGACGCGAGGCGGACAGCAGAGGCGCAATGAACTCCGGCGACCGCTCCGAGCTCGGCTGTCTGCAGGACGCGGCATCCAGAGGCCACCGAGCCGGCGGGGAGTCTCCGAGGCTGGACCGCCGGCGCGCCTGCAGCGCGGAGCGGGTGCAGAGAAGCCCAGAGACGGGGCCGCTGGGCCGGGCAATGACGGCCACGGCGCCCATGGAGGTGAAGAAGcaccagcacaaacacaacctgaAACACCGCTACGAGGTGATGGAGACCCTGGGGAAGGGCACCTACGGCAAAGTGAAGAGGGCGGTGGAGAGAACGAGTCTGAGGACG GTGGCAATCAAGTCGATCAGCAAGGAGCGCATCACAGACGACCTGGACAAAATCCACATCCAGAGGGAGATCGAGATCACCTCCTCGCTCAGACACGCCCACATCGTACGCGTCTACGAGG TGTTCGAGAGCCGGGATAAGATCGTGATAGTGATGGAGTATGCCAGCAGAGGAGAGCTGTACGATTACatccaggagaggaggagactgcCAGAGACAGAAGCCAGAAGCATCTTCAGACAAATCGCGTCTGCTGTCCACTACTGCCACAAG AACGGTGTGGTGCATCGAGACCTCAAACTGGAGAACATCCTTTTGGATCAAGATTTGAATGTAAAG CTGGCTGACTTCGGCCTCTCCAATCATTTCCAGAGGGGCAGTCTGCTGCAGACCTACTGTGGAAGTCCACTGTACGCTGCTCCGGAGATAGTGAAGGGACTGCCGTACCAGGGCCCAGAG GTGGACTGCTGGGCGCTGGGGGTGTTGCTCTACGCCCTGGTGTACAGCAGCATGCCATTCGATGGGGCCAGTCACACCACGCTCACCGAGCAGATAAGCCAGGGTCGCTATCACAGACCCAACCCCCCCTCAG ACGCCTGCGCCCTTATCGACTGGCTGTTGACAGTGCGTGTGGATGAGAGAGCCACGATAGAGGATGTAGCCAACCACTGGTGGGTGAACTGGGGTTatgaagagagtgtgtgtgactgcccTTCATCTCCGCACCAAGAGTGTCCCTCCCCCCTGCTGGCTCGCTACATCGACTGGCAGAATCGGGTCGCCGCTGCCAGCAACATGAATGTTGACCCAGGGTGCCCGTCCTCAGACTCCTCCTGTCCAACTCAGCGCTCTAATCACCCCTGTTACTTCAGCTTACCTCTGAAGAGTGAccgtggaggaggaagggccCGTGGGGGAATTTCAAGCCTCAGGAAGTCACGCAAGGAGAATGCAATTCCCCAGACTGCACAGGGAGCATGTGGTGGTGTTTGTGCAACAGCTGCCTCCACTGTTGGGGTTTCCTCCACTTCCACTATTGAAAGGAAGAAGCCCAAAGGTATTCTGAAACCCCAGAGGAGTTTTGACTCAGTCTTTCACAGCCCCCCTAAAGAAAACTCTCCCTCCCAATTATATATCACTTCTCCCCAGCCTTGTCGAACACATGCTGAAGTCCTCTCAACCAGCCTGCCGCCCCCCTCAACATTCAGTCAGCCCTCATCTAAAATGCCCAAGAAGGGGATACTGAAGAACTTGTATGGAGGGGAGTCGAGTTATGGCTCTTCCTCAGAGAGCAGGGGCTCTGGGGCAGGAGTTAAAGAGAGCGAAGCAGGTGATTTGTGCTCCTTCAAACAGCACAGTTGTCTCCCAGCAGCAGATGATAGTCCCACCATGCGCACAGAGGCAGTAAGAAGGAGGAAGGGTATTCTGAAACGTAACGGCAAGTTCTCTCGCAGTCTGGACCTTCCTGATGACCACCACTCATCGCCCTCTGCAGCCCCCGCGACGTTCCCCGAggcgctgcagcagctcctccacgcCGCAGGGGGCGCCGAGGGCCGTCGTAGCCGCCCCTCCAGTGTGGTGAGCGAGGACAGCCTCTTCTCCTCTGATTCCTTTGACTTGCTGGACCTCAGCACCCAGTCACGTCGCAGGGTTTTCTCCCGGGGGACGCAGCACAGCGCCTGCAGCTCTGAGGAGGACCTGGAGCAGCTGAGGCCGACGGGGTCGGtgaagacagaggacagaaggaaATGCTGA
- the LOC118317349 gene encoding kelch repeat and BTB domain-containing protein 12-like isoform X1, with translation MASLVIHECVCMDAEAPDSAQAEHGSLLLRQLERMRAAEELTDVVLLAEGIPFPCHKVVLSAFSPYFQAMFTCGLKETRGGEVALRDTPAQSLDLLLAYMYRAEFPLSNDNIQGVAAAAFLLHVDGAFRLCQSHMEACMDPSNCVGLYHWARDLGATGLSDCALRFICQHFAQVCEEEEVLDLDAQRLGDLLGSDDLNISQEEVVLELVLRWVERRRGDSQSEAQAAELLRRVRLELVDPGFLRKARRRNPVLLRDDECFGMIDAALQTSGLCEMSVPPRPALRYGMEATDLLLCLGGVNKEGVPARRGGLADLSFCFAPHGRKTCYIPSPLRACGGMGQITAGAVTRDNNIVVAIEAVDQHRLKRVDIYRYDNSEENSWVELCSAAHRDMYALGLLGDGLYMIGGQMKLHNHYIITDSVERWSLKRGGSWLSFAPLPLPLACHCAVSLKELLYVLGGWTPQDQPDEEPDKLSNRVFQFDPSKDRWTECSRMKYSRYRCGTAVLNGEIYILGGIGCDGDDRGQSRSCLSSVEIYNPDTDTWRAGPALPTCPLSLRTNASNFGVVEGKIYLCGYYKGAGRHEIITKEILELDPVDNVWTVVERRAAMPDSYDVCLVANLNPRSLFTP, from the exons gagtgtgtgtgcatggacgCCGAGGCGCCGGACTCTGCTCAGGCGGAGCACGGCTCACTTCTGCTGAGGCAGCTGGAGAGGATGAGAGCTGCCGAGGAGCTCACCGATGTGGTGCTGCTGGCAGAGGGGATTCCCTTCCCTTGCCACAAGGTTGTGCTGTCTGCATTCAGCCCTTACTTCCAG GCCATGTTTACATGTGGTCTGAAGGAGACCCGGGGAGGAGAGGTAGCACTCAGAGACACTCCGGCTCAGAGCCTGGATCTGCTTCTGGCCTACATGTACCGGGCTGAATTCCCCCTTTCCAATGACAACATCCAGGGAGTGGCCGCTGCTGCCTTCCTGCTCCACGTAGACGGAGCCTTCAG GTTGTGTCAGAGCCACATGGAGGCCTGTATGGACCCCTCCAACTGTGTTGGTCTGTACCACTGGGCCAGAGACCTGGGGGCCACTGGTCTGTCTGACTGCGCCTTGAGATTCATCTGCCAACACTTTGCACAG GtttgtgaagaagaggaagtgctGGACCTGGATGCCCAACGTCTTGGGGATCTGCTGGGTTCAGATGACCTCAACATATCGCAGGAGGAGGTCGTGCTGGAGCTGGTGCTGCGTTGGGTGGAGAGGCGGAGGGGGGACTCGCAGAGTGAAGCCCAGGCTGCAGAGCTACTCAGGCGTGTCCGGCTGGAGCTTGTGGACCCTGGATTCCTCCGCAAAGCCAGGAGGAGAAATCCG GTACTGCTGCGGGATGATGAGTGCTTTGGGATGATTGATGCTGCTCTCCAGACATCAGGTCTCTGCGAGATGTCAGTTCCACCTCGCCCGGCTCTCCGCTACGGCATGGAGGccactgacctgctgctctgtttgGGAGGGGTTAATAAGGAAGGAGTGCCTGCCCGCCGTGGCGGACTTGCTGACCTGAGTTTTTGCTTTGCCCCCCATGGTAGAAAAACTTGCTACATCCCCTCTCCACTGAGGGCCTGTGGAGGCATGGGACAGATCACAGCAGGGGCGGTCACACGAGACAATAACATAGTGGTGGCCATAGAAGCAGTCGACCAACACAGATTGAAGAGGGTGGAtatttacag GTACGATAATTCAGAGGAGAACAGCTGGGTGGAGTTGTGCTCCGCAGCGCACAGGGACATGTACGCTTTAGGGCTCCTGGGCGACGGCCTTTACATGATTGGCGGTCAGATGAAACTGCACAACCACTACATCATCACAGACAGTGTGGAGAGATGGTCGCTGAAGAGAGGAGGCAGCTGGCTCAGCTTcgcccctctgcctctccctttAGCCTGCCACTGCGCCGTGAGCCTGAAGGAGCTTCTCTATGTGCTCGGGGGCTGGACACCACAG GATCAGCCGGACGAGGAGCCCGACAAGCTGAGTAACCGCGTGTTTCAGTTTGACCCGAGCAAGGACAGGTGGACAGAGTGTTCCAGGATGAAGTACTCCAGGTACCGCTGTGGCACTGCTGTCCTCAATGGAGAAATCTACATATTAG gTGGTATAGGATGTGATGGGGACGACCGGGGACAATCGCGTAGCTGTCTGAGCTCTGTGGAGATCTATAACCCAGACACAGACACTTGGCGGGCGGGCCCAGCGCTGCCCACCTGCCCACTCTCCCTCCGAACCAATGCCTCCAATTTTGGAGTAGTGGAGGGAAAGATCTACCTCTGTGGATACTACAAGGGGGCAG GCCGTCACGAGATCATCACCAAGGAAATTCTGGAACTGGACCCTGTGGACAACGTGTGGACGGTGGTGGAAAGACGGGCAGCCATGCCCGACAGCTATGACGTCTGTCTGGTGGCTAACCTCAATCCTCGGAGCCTCTTCACGCCCTGA
- the LOC118317349 gene encoding kelch repeat and BTB domain-containing protein 12-like isoform X2 encodes MDAEAPDSAQAEHGSLLLRQLERMRAAEELTDVVLLAEGIPFPCHKVVLSAFSPYFQAMFTCGLKETRGGEVALRDTPAQSLDLLLAYMYRAEFPLSNDNIQGVAAAAFLLHVDGAFRLCQSHMEACMDPSNCVGLYHWARDLGATGLSDCALRFICQHFAQVCEEEEVLDLDAQRLGDLLGSDDLNISQEEVVLELVLRWVERRRGDSQSEAQAAELLRRVRLELVDPGFLRKARRRNPVLLRDDECFGMIDAALQTSGLCEMSVPPRPALRYGMEATDLLLCLGGVNKEGVPARRGGLADLSFCFAPHGRKTCYIPSPLRACGGMGQITAGAVTRDNNIVVAIEAVDQHRLKRVDIYRYDNSEENSWVELCSAAHRDMYALGLLGDGLYMIGGQMKLHNHYIITDSVERWSLKRGGSWLSFAPLPLPLACHCAVSLKELLYVLGGWTPQDQPDEEPDKLSNRVFQFDPSKDRWTECSRMKYSRYRCGTAVLNGEIYILGGIGCDGDDRGQSRSCLSSVEIYNPDTDTWRAGPALPTCPLSLRTNASNFGVVEGKIYLCGYYKGAGRHEIITKEILELDPVDNVWTVVERRAAMPDSYDVCLVANLNPRSLFTP; translated from the exons atggacgCCGAGGCGCCGGACTCTGCTCAGGCGGAGCACGGCTCACTTCTGCTGAGGCAGCTGGAGAGGATGAGAGCTGCCGAGGAGCTCACCGATGTGGTGCTGCTGGCAGAGGGGATTCCCTTCCCTTGCCACAAGGTTGTGCTGTCTGCATTCAGCCCTTACTTCCAG GCCATGTTTACATGTGGTCTGAAGGAGACCCGGGGAGGAGAGGTAGCACTCAGAGACACTCCGGCTCAGAGCCTGGATCTGCTTCTGGCCTACATGTACCGGGCTGAATTCCCCCTTTCCAATGACAACATCCAGGGAGTGGCCGCTGCTGCCTTCCTGCTCCACGTAGACGGAGCCTTCAG GTTGTGTCAGAGCCACATGGAGGCCTGTATGGACCCCTCCAACTGTGTTGGTCTGTACCACTGGGCCAGAGACCTGGGGGCCACTGGTCTGTCTGACTGCGCCTTGAGATTCATCTGCCAACACTTTGCACAG GtttgtgaagaagaggaagtgctGGACCTGGATGCCCAACGTCTTGGGGATCTGCTGGGTTCAGATGACCTCAACATATCGCAGGAGGAGGTCGTGCTGGAGCTGGTGCTGCGTTGGGTGGAGAGGCGGAGGGGGGACTCGCAGAGTGAAGCCCAGGCTGCAGAGCTACTCAGGCGTGTCCGGCTGGAGCTTGTGGACCCTGGATTCCTCCGCAAAGCCAGGAGGAGAAATCCG GTACTGCTGCGGGATGATGAGTGCTTTGGGATGATTGATGCTGCTCTCCAGACATCAGGTCTCTGCGAGATGTCAGTTCCACCTCGCCCGGCTCTCCGCTACGGCATGGAGGccactgacctgctgctctgtttgGGAGGGGTTAATAAGGAAGGAGTGCCTGCCCGCCGTGGCGGACTTGCTGACCTGAGTTTTTGCTTTGCCCCCCATGGTAGAAAAACTTGCTACATCCCCTCTCCACTGAGGGCCTGTGGAGGCATGGGACAGATCACAGCAGGGGCGGTCACACGAGACAATAACATAGTGGTGGCCATAGAAGCAGTCGACCAACACAGATTGAAGAGGGTGGAtatttacag GTACGATAATTCAGAGGAGAACAGCTGGGTGGAGTTGTGCTCCGCAGCGCACAGGGACATGTACGCTTTAGGGCTCCTGGGCGACGGCCTTTACATGATTGGCGGTCAGATGAAACTGCACAACCACTACATCATCACAGACAGTGTGGAGAGATGGTCGCTGAAGAGAGGAGGCAGCTGGCTCAGCTTcgcccctctgcctctccctttAGCCTGCCACTGCGCCGTGAGCCTGAAGGAGCTTCTCTATGTGCTCGGGGGCTGGACACCACAG GATCAGCCGGACGAGGAGCCCGACAAGCTGAGTAACCGCGTGTTTCAGTTTGACCCGAGCAAGGACAGGTGGACAGAGTGTTCCAGGATGAAGTACTCCAGGTACCGCTGTGGCACTGCTGTCCTCAATGGAGAAATCTACATATTAG gTGGTATAGGATGTGATGGGGACGACCGGGGACAATCGCGTAGCTGTCTGAGCTCTGTGGAGATCTATAACCCAGACACAGACACTTGGCGGGCGGGCCCAGCGCTGCCCACCTGCCCACTCTCCCTCCGAACCAATGCCTCCAATTTTGGAGTAGTGGAGGGAAAGATCTACCTCTGTGGATACTACAAGGGGGCAG GCCGTCACGAGATCATCACCAAGGAAATTCTGGAACTGGACCCTGTGGACAACGTGTGGACGGTGGTGGAAAGACGGGCAGCCATGCCCGACAGCTATGACGTCTGTCTGGTGGCTAACCTCAATCCTCGGAGCCTCTTCACGCCCTGA